The Clostridia bacterium DNA segment CCCACTGCTGTAGGAAAAACAAAAATAGCGGTAGATTTAGCCTTAAAAATGAATGGTGAAATTATCTCCGGAGATTCCATGCAGGTTTATCGGGGAATGGATATCGGCACTGCTAAAATTAAACCCGAAGAAACCAAAGGAATTGTTCATCATCTAATTGATATTTGTAATCCAGATGAACCATTTAGTGCAGCTGATTTCCAAAAACTGGCTAGGGAAAAAATTAAAGAGATCAGCCAAAAGGGGAAACTACCTTTTTTAGTTGGTGGTACCGGGTTTTATATTGATGCAGTACTTTATCCCTACCAATTTACCGGTCAAGGTGACATTTTACCATATCGCCGCTATTATTATTCCTTAGCTAAACAGAAAGGTAAAGAATATGTCCACCAACTTTTAAAAAAAATTGATCCACAAGCTGCTCGAAAAATTCACCCACATGATTTAAAACGGGTCAGTAGAGCCTTAGAATATTATCAGGCTACAAATGGTAAACTTATTTCCGAAAAAAAAGACACAGCTAAACAAAAACCACTTTACCATGCCGTGATGCTGGGTTTAAGCATGGAACGAAATCTGCTTTACCAAAATATTGAAAAACGAGTGGATAAAATGATGGCTAATGGTTTTTTAGAAGAAGTGGCTGCTCTTTTAAAACAAGGCTATTCACCGAAATTAACTGCTTTACAAGGATTGGGATATCGACAATTAATACAATATTACCAAGGTGAAATAAATTTAAATACAGCCATTGAATTAATAAAACGAGATACCCGCCGTTTTGCCAAACGGCAGTGGACATGGTTTAAAAGAAATAAAGCCATAAAATGGTTTGACATTAAAGCACCAGACGTGAAAACTCAAATCTTAGCATATCTAAGCAGGACTCTAAGCTTAGGTGCAGAATAAAAGAAAATATAAAGGAGGGAAAGATATATGAGTAAAATACAGTTTAATTTACAGGATAATTTTTTAAATCAAGTTAGAAAAAACAATATACCAATTACACTATTTTTAATAAACGGATTCCAATTAAAGGGCTTAGTCAAAGGGTTTGATAACTTTACCATAGTTATGGATATTGACGGTAAACAACAGTTAATTTATAAACATGCTGTTTCCACTATTTCACCACATAAATTTATTGATTTAAATGAAGAGAGGTGCTGATTTTTTGAACTTATCGCTCATTTCCGAATTTATAGGGGCCTTACCGCATTTATTGGTTCGGAGCACTTGTGCAATTATTCTGATTACTTTCTTTTGGTTAATTAAAAATCAATTAACAAATTTGATTTTTAAATTTGTTTTAAAAATGGTAAAACAGGTTCATATTCCTTTTACCGAAAATCTTTTATTGTCCTTTAAAAAACCAATTCATTATTTCTTTATTTTCTTAGGTTTTTACTTAGCTGTTTTTTGTTTTTTTGCACCTTTTACAAGTGAACAAACACTATTTATTTCCAAGATATCACGCTCAATATTTATAATCCTCATAACCTGGGGGATTTATAATTTAACAGATTTGGAATCAGTTATCTTTAAAAAATTACAAACAAAATTAAACTTGGAAATTGACCAAGTTTTAGCTGTATTTCTTTCCAAGTTTTTACGGGTGGTGCTTGTTTTAATCGCCTTTACTATTATTGCCCAAGAATGGAATTATGATCTCAATGGCTTAATTGCCGGTTTGGGTTTGGGTGGTTTGGCCATCGCTTTAGCGGCTAAAGATAGTTTAGCCAACATTTTTGGCGGCGTGGTAATTCTTTTAGACAAACCTTTTACCTTAAATGACTGGATTAGTACTTCACAAGTAGAAGGAACGGTGGAGGAAATTGGTTTCCGGAGTACTAAAATCAGAACATTTACCCAAGCACTGGTTACCGTACCTAATTCCACCTTAGCTGATGAAGCGATAACTAATTGGTCTAAAAGAGGAAAAAGGCGTATCGATTTTGAATTAACAGTAAGCTTTGATACACCTCAAGAAAAACTAACGAATTGTCTACAGAAACTAAAACAAATGTTAAAAAATCATCCGGAAATACACCAAGATGCAATTTATGTTCATTTCCGTGATTTTGGTGAAAATGGCTTTCAAATTTACTTTTACTTTTTTACAATTACCACTGTTTTTAGGGAATTTTTACACGTCCGGGAAGATGTTAATTATAAAATACTGCAGATTTTAGAGGCTGAAGGAATTAAATTAGCTTATCCCAGCAGAAATCTTTATTTAAAAACACTCCCGGAAAGTAATTTACTTCGGAATTAACCTGTCATTTACGAGTTGTTTTTAACATATTTAATGTACCTAAAATAATGTGGGCAATTCCAAATCCTTTTAAACCTGCACCCAATGGACCCCGCATTCTAGAACCTATTTTAGTCATAGCTGCACCCAAACCTGTAACTAACCAACCTACACGTCTTTTTTTCACTGTATTCACCCCCATAATCGATATTATTTCTCAATAAAAAAAGAAATATACTACAACAGTTTTGAATAAAAATAATCTGGGAGTGATTAGATGTCTAAATTAATGGTAGCTTTATTTTTCGGTGGTTGTTCTGGTGAACATGAAGTTTCACTTAATTCAGCGTATTCAGTTGCTCAAGGTTTAAAAGAAAACTTTAATCTTTTCCCCATAGGTATAGCTAAAGATGGACAATGGTATGGACCAATTCCCGTTGCCCAAATACCCAATTTTCGGCCTGAAGAATTTCAAGAACAAAAAATTACTATTTTGCCTTTTCCTAATTCTGGCGGCCAAATTTATAGTTTACCTAATTTAAAAAAAATCACTAAAGCCGATATCTTTTTCCCGGTCTTGCACGGTACCTATGGTGAGGATGGTACAATTCAAGGTTTATTAGAATTGGCACAAGTACCTTATGTGGGTGCCCGTGTACTTGCTTCAGCTGCCGGCATGGATAAAATAATTATGAAAAATATTTTTGCACAAGCTAATCTACCACAAGTGCCTTATTTAGGATTATCACGCTCGGAAATAGAAAAAGATAGCCTGAGCTTAAAAATTGAAGAAAAACTAGGCTATCCATGTTTTATAAAACCCGTTAATTTGGGTTCTAGTGTTGGTATTTCTAAAGTTAAAAACCGAAAAGAATTAAAACAGGCTTTAAAAATTGCGGCACGCTATGATCGAAGAATAATAGTAGAAAAGGGAGTAGAGGCACGCGAATTTGAAATTAGTATTTTAGGTAATGATGAACCCCAGGCATCTATCCCCGGGGAAATTGTTCCTGGTAATGAATTTTACGATTATGAAGCCAAATATATTTTAAATACTTCTCATTTGCATATTCCCGCTAATTTACCAAATGAGCAGGTAGAATTAATGCAAAAATTAGCTATTCGAGCCTATCGGGCCCTTGATTGTTCAGGTCTTGCCCGCATAGACTTTTTTATCACTAAGAATACGGAAGAAATTTTAATAAATGAAATTAATACCCTACCTGGTTTTACGGAAATTAGTATGTATCCAAAATTATGGGAGCATTCCGGAATCTCTAAGGAAGACCTACTTAATAAACTAATTTATTTGGCCCTAGAAGATTATGCTGAAAAAAGCAAAACCATAACTAGTTATCAGCCTTAATTCAATTTACGAACCAAACCAATTACTTTACCCAAAATTTTTAATTCACGATCACTGCGAACAATAATAGGGTTATAAAAATCATTTTCCGGCTGGAGACGAATATAATTGTGGCCGCGGTAAAATCTTTTGACCGTGACTTCATTTTCGATAATAGCTACAATTATATCACCTTCTTCAGCCGTATTTTGTTTTTTAACAACAATCCAATCCTTGTCCAAAATTCCCACATTTATCATACTGTCACCTTTAATATTTAACATAAACACTTCATCAGTACCCGTAAATTCATAAGGAAGGGGGAAGGTATCCTCAATATTTTCAACAGCTAAAATAGGTTTCCCGGCGGTTACTTGTCCAATTATAGGCACATTGACTAAATCCTTATTAACTTTTAGAGCCTCATTTATTATTTCAATAGCCCGCGGTTTCGCCGGGTCTTTTTTAATATAACCTTTTTCCTCTAACTGATTTAAATGATTATGTACTGAAGCACTTGATTTCAGTCCCACTATTTTCCCTATTTCCCTAACAGTAGGTGGGTAACCTTTACTTTTAATTTCTTTCACAATTACCTTTAAAATTTCCCTTTGCCTTGGTGAAAGATCTACAAAACTTTCATACATAGAACATCCTCCTCACAAAATAACATTTATTCAAATTGTAACATAATTTAATTTATTTTACAAACACTGGTTTGGAAAAACTTATCAGCATTACCCTTAGGGCACGAAAACCTTTAAAGCCTGGTGCAAAAATTTTACCCGGGAAGGAAGGGGAGGACCCTTTTCGCCATCTACACTTAAATAAACATCTCTAGGTCCTTCGATAAGACATTCACTAGCCCGCAGTCGCATTACATGTCTAGTATCAAGGGCCTCTTGACTTAAGACTCGAAAAAACAAGGTAGCTAAATCAAGAGGATAACAATCCTTAATAATAATAATATCCATTAAACCATCAGAAATATCTGCATCCTTGATCAAATTAGTAAAACCGGCACCATGAGTACCATTCAAAATACAAAATAAAAGACTTTTTACTTTTAAGCATTTTCTTTCTGTAGTAATTTTTAAAGGAAATGCCTTTTTATAAGCTACTTCACCTAAAGCTTTTAAATAATAAGCCAAAGGCCCGAAATTCCGCTTTAAATCATCATTAGTATTAAAGGATATTTCGGCAAATAGTCCTCCAGCACAAGTGTTTAAAAAATAATGTTCATCATTGAGTAAACCCAAATCCACCGCTCGAGTTTTACCCTCAAAAATAACCTTTAAGCAGTCTTCAAGACTTGTAGGGATCTGCAGACTGCTAGCAAAATCATTACAGGTTCCGGCGGGAATAATACCGATGGGAATATGACAATTATTTTTTAAAAAAAAGTTAATAGTGGTATGAAGGGTACCATCACCACCAGAAAGAATTACAAAGTCAAATTGATTAAGTTTTAAAGTGGTTAAAAACTGATTACTATTTTTATCAATACGGTATGGAAATAAAACTACCTGATTTTCTTGTGCTTTTTTTAAAATATAATCTAATTGGTGAAGAATACTGCGATCACCAGAATAAGGATTATAAATTAAAAGGGCCTTTTGCATTTTGGATACCTCCGTTAATCATAATTATAATATAGAATGATTATTTTTCATATTCTCAGCGACGATTTTTAATCAAGTTAACATAATGTCTATTATCGGAAGTAAAATAACCAAGATTTTAACTTGGTCTAAGTATCCAACTTTAGATCCCCCCATTTAATCCAATTCCGACGACGCATAAATTCAGAAATTAAAAGTGTAATTACTGCCGGTAAAATAAGATGTAAAATCACGATGTTTAAAAAAACATTCGGGCTGGCACCCATAGCTTCAATAGTTCCAAATTGACCCACTAAACCACTTGTACCCATCCCTGCACCAGCTGGTACATTTTTCATTTGAAAAATTGTTGTAGCCAAAGGCCCCAAAAGCATACTAGTTAGTGTTGGTGGAATTAAAATTAAAGGGTTTTTAACAATATTGGGAATCTGCAACATAGATGTACCTAAACCCTGAGAAATTAAACCACTCCAACCGTTTTCACGATAACTAGCAATAGCAAAACCAATCATTTGAGCTGAACAGCCTACTGTAGCCGCACCTGCAGCTAAACCACTTAAATCCAACATAATAGCTAAAGCGGCACTAGAAATAGGTGCTGTTAAAGCTAAACCCATTAACAGGGAAACTAAAACACCCATGGGAATTGGTTTTAATTCTGTTGCTTTCATGATTAAATCACCTAGAGCATTCATCAAGGCAGCTATTCCTGGACCCACAAATTGTGCAGTTAGCACCCCCATAAGAATTGTGACCATGGGAGTAACAATGATATCAATTTTAGTTTCTTTGGAAACTATTTTTCCAAATTCGGTACCAATCACTACAGCTATAAAACAACCAGCTGGACCTCCCAATTCCGCACCTGCCATACCGGTTATTGTGGAGGCAAAAAGTACCAAAGGTGGAGCCTGTAATCCATGGGCAACCGCTACTCCAATGGCCGGCC contains these protein-coding regions:
- the hfq gene encoding RNA chaperone Hfq; amino-acid sequence: MSKIQFNLQDNFLNQVRKNNIPITLFLINGFQLKGLVKGFDNFTIVMDIDGKQQLIYKHAVSTISPHKFIDLNEERC
- a CDS encoding YegS/Rv2252/BmrU family lipid kinase is translated as MQKALLIYNPYSGDRSILHQLDYILKKAQENQVVLFPYRIDKNSNQFLTTLKLNQFDFVILSGGDGTLHTTINFFLKNNCHIPIGIIPAGTCNDFASSLQIPTSLEDCLKVIFEGKTRAVDLGLLNDEHYFLNTCAGGLFAEISFNTNDDLKRNFGPLAYYLKALGEVAYKKAFPLKITTERKCLKVKSLLFCILNGTHGAGFTNLIKDADISDGLMDIIIIKDCYPLDLATLFFRVLSQEALDTRHVMRLRASECLIEGPRDVYLSVDGEKGPPLPSRVKFLHQALKVFVP
- a CDS encoding PTS sugar transporter subunit IIC, giving the protein MGKEGFLKRKNIELSLKRYAIDALGAMALGLFASLIVGLILKVIGEKIGIQFLVTCGLKAMGMLGPAIGVAVAHGLQAPPLVLFASTITGMAGAELGGPAGCFIAVVIGTEFGKIVSKETKIDIIVTPMVTILMGVLTAQFVGPGIAALMNALGDLIMKATELKPIPMGVLVSLLMGLALTAPISSAALAIMLDLSGLAAGAATVGCSAQMIGFAIASYRENGWSGLISQGLGTSMLQIPNIVKNPLILIPPTLTSMLLGPLATTIFQMKNVPAGAGMGTSGLVGQFGTIEAMGASPNVFLNIVILHLILPAVITLLISEFMRRRNWIKWGDLKLDT
- the miaA gene encoding tRNA (adenosine(37)-N6)-dimethylallyltransferase MiaA; amino-acid sequence: PTAVGKTKIAVDLALKMNGEIISGDSMQVYRGMDIGTAKIKPEETKGIVHHLIDICNPDEPFSAADFQKLAREKIKEISQKGKLPFLVGGTGFYIDAVLYPYQFTGQGDILPYRRYYYSLAKQKGKEYVHQLLKKIDPQAARKIHPHDLKRVSRALEYYQATNGKLISEKKDTAKQKPLYHAVMLGLSMERNLLYQNIEKRVDKMMANGFLEEVAALLKQGYSPKLTALQGLGYRQLIQYYQGEINLNTAIELIKRDTRRFAKRQWTWFKRNKAIKWFDIKAPDVKTQILAYLSRTLSLGAE
- a CDS encoding D-alanine--D-alanine ligase, whose amino-acid sequence is MSKLMVALFFGGCSGEHEVSLNSAYSVAQGLKENFNLFPIGIAKDGQWYGPIPVAQIPNFRPEEFQEQKITILPFPNSGGQIYSLPNLKKITKADIFFPVLHGTYGEDGTIQGLLELAQVPYVGARVLASAAGMDKIIMKNIFAQANLPQVPYLGLSRSEIEKDSLSLKIEEKLGYPCFIKPVNLGSSVGISKVKNRKELKQALKIAARYDRRIIVEKGVEAREFEISILGNDEPQASIPGEIVPGNEFYDYEAKYILNTSHLHIPANLPNEQVELMQKLAIRAYRALDCSGLARIDFFITKNTEEILINEINTLPGFTEISMYPKLWEHSGISKEDLLNKLIYLALEDYAEKSKTITSYQP
- a CDS encoding mechanosensitive ion channel family protein yields the protein MVKQVHIPFTENLLLSFKKPIHYFFIFLGFYLAVFCFFAPFTSEQTLFISKISRSIFIILITWGIYNLTDLESVIFKKLQTKLNLEIDQVLAVFLSKFLRVVLVLIAFTIIAQEWNYDLNGLIAGLGLGGLAIALAAKDSLANIFGGVVILLDKPFTLNDWISTSQVEGTVEEIGFRSTKIRTFTQALVTVPNSTLADEAITNWSKRGKRRIDFELTVSFDTPQEKLTNCLQKLKQMLKNHPEIHQDAIYVHFRDFGENGFQIYFYFFTITTVFREFLHVREDVNYKILQILEAEGIKLAYPSRNLYLKTLPESNLLRN
- the lexA gene encoding transcriptional repressor LexA → MYESFVDLSPRQREILKVIVKEIKSKGYPPTVREIGKIVGLKSSASVHNHLNQLEEKGYIKKDPAKPRAIEIINEALKVNKDLVNVPIIGQVTAGKPILAVENIEDTFPLPYEFTGTDEVFMLNIKGDSMINVGILDKDWIVVKKQNTAEEGDIIVAIIENEVTVKRFYRGHNYIRLQPENDFYNPIIVRSDRELKILGKVIGLVRKLN